In the Magnetospira sp. QH-2 genome, one interval contains:
- a CDS encoding response regulator transcription factor, with product MIIEDNKSLATGIAHRFRDHGHAIDLLHDGQEGDTFLSREGADLVILDINLPGMNGMDILRRMRERNDLTPVLMLTARTDISDRVQGLDAGADDYLIKPFEMDELEARVRALCRRRGAARSTAQAIGTLSFDIAARILRSGEEVLDLRRRELAAFECLFERRGRLVPKSLLLDQMYGIGADVDEKVVEVTISRLRKKLAGHRVKIKAARGLGYLMEDADR from the coding sequence GTGATCATCGAGGACAACAAATCTTTAGCGACCGGCATCGCGCACCGGTTCCGCGACCATGGTCACGCCATCGACCTCCTTCACGACGGGCAGGAGGGGGATACGTTCTTGTCCCGCGAAGGCGCGGACTTGGTAATTCTCGACATCAATCTTCCGGGCATGAATGGCATGGACATCCTGCGTCGCATGCGAGAACGCAATGACCTGACTCCCGTTCTCATGCTCACCGCGCGCACGGATATCTCGGATCGGGTTCAAGGTTTGGATGCGGGCGCCGACGACTACCTGATCAAGCCGTTCGAAATGGATGAGTTGGAAGCCCGGGTGAGAGCGCTTTGTCGTCGGCGTGGCGCGGCGCGATCCACCGCCCAAGCCATCGGGACGCTCTCTTTCGATATCGCGGCACGCATCCTGCGCAGCGGCGAAGAGGTGCTCGATCTGCGGCGGCGGGAATTGGCGGCATTTGAGTGCCTGTTCGAACGCCGCGGCAGACTGGTCCCGAAGTCCCTGTTGCTTGATCAAATGTATGGCATCGGGGCGGATGTGGACGAAAAAGTGGTCGAGGTGACGATTTCCAGACTGCGCAAGAAGCTGGCCGGTCACCGGGTCAAGATCAAAGCCGCGCGCGGATTGGGCTATCTGATGGAAGACGCTGATCGATGA